A window of the Polypterus senegalus isolate Bchr_013 chromosome 4, ASM1683550v1, whole genome shotgun sequence genome harbors these coding sequences:
- the LOC120528261 gene encoding zona pellucida sperm-binding protein 4-like, whose translation MARLDYWCLFWLVVWVQGAHLAFARSEDVTKKCGDDNTMTLSFSGSPLLFLQKTRGGLVKVTKDLPGIVLHVMSGRTTLTVPFSSSYAHVSEQGSQYVVTIAVGSRSNVKTFTCQKPARRSGSVAKRCTVADGEKLPCGGSSSITQADCEVNNCCYDSSSSTSPCYYANDVTVQCTLDGQFVVVVSMNVTLPPLDLGSLQLVDSSSIGCSPVTRLSSFVMYQFPVSACGSTVQLAGGNVTYQNTMSAAITVRSGPDGSITRDSVYKLFFQCTYSGSQDVQVEAEVYTVAPPLPVVEQGPFDLELVIATDSSYGSYYGDVDYPVTKTLRDPVAVEVHIVNRTDPNLVLTLGDCWVTPGPSASSQPQWSLLVNGCPNTGDNYLSSLVIVDSTSGVAYPSHYKRFVFEMFAFVDPLTQKALAEKIFIYCVAAACYPSATDPCTQTCPAKRSGRAAEKVAQIALARKNVLLHSGPVIFEADQVETSRLEQEASLPTGYLVLGAAATLMMVMLILAVLAVRRMNWQKVNLKC comes from the exons ATGGCGCGTTTGGATTACTGGTGTCTTTTCTGGCTTGTCGTTTGGGTGCAGGGTGCTCATTTGGCCTTTGCTCGGTCAGAGGACGTGACTAAGAAATGCGGCGACGACAACACGATGACCTTGTCATTTTCTGGTTCTCCGCTTCTTTTTCTCCAGA AGACGAGAGGCGGACTTGTAAAGGTGACAAAAGATCTCCCAGGAATTGTCCTTCACGTAATGTCTGGCCGCACCACACTAACGGTCCCTTTTTCTTCATCGTACGCTCACGTGTCTGAACAG GGCTCCCAGTATGTCGTGACCATTGCTGTTGGATCTCGATCAAATGTGAAAACCTTCACCTGTCAAAAGCCAG CTCGCCGATCTGGGAGTGTTGCTAAGAGATGCACAGTGGCAGATGGTGAGAAGCTCCCTTGTGGAGGGTCTTCATCCATCACTCAAGCAGACTGTGAAGTCAACAACTGTTGCTACGATTCGAGCAGCAGCACCAGTCCATGCTACTATGCCAATGATG TGACTGTGCAGTGCACCTTGGATGGccagtttgtggtggtggtgtctaTGAATGTGACCCTTCCTCCCCTGGATCTTGGCTCTCTCCAGTTGGTGGACAGCAGTTCCATTGGCTGCAGCCCTGTGACCCGCCTCTCCAGCTTTGTCATGTACCAGTTTCCAGTCAGTGCCTGTGGCAGCACAGTTCAG CTGGCTGGTGGCAATGTGACCTACCAGAACACCATGTCTGCTGCCATCACTGTGAGGAGTGGTCCAGATGGTTCCATCACCAGGGACAGTGTCTACAA gttattcttccagtgcacctactcgggaagccaggatgtgcaagtggaggctgaggtgtatactgtggcgccacctcttccagtagtagaGCAAGGGCCCTTTGACCTGGAATTGGTCATTGCAACAG ATTCCTCCTATGGCTCCTACTATGGGGATGTTGACTACCCAGTGACCAAAACTCTGAGGGATCCTGTAGCTGTGGAAGTGCACATCGTGAACAGAACTGACCCTAACCTTGTTCTGACTCTTGGGGACTGCTGGGTCACCCCAGGACCTTCTGCTTCCAGCCAGCCCCAGTGGAGCCTTCTGGTGAATGG GTGTCCAAACACGGGAGACAATTATTTGAGCAGCTTGGTGATTGtggacagcacatctggagtggcctacccaagtcattacaagagatttgtgtttgagatgtttgcttttgtggATCCTCTCACTCAGAAAGCTTTGGCTGAAAAG atcttcatctactgtgttgCAGCTGCCTGCTACCCCTCTGCCACAGACCCCTGTACTCAAACTTGCCCTGCTAAAA GATCTGGCAGAGCTGCAGAGAAGGTGGCACAGATTGCTCTTGCCAGGAAGAATGTGCTCCTTCACAGTGGTCCTGTGATCTTTGAGGCTGACCAGGTGGAAACTTCCAGACTGGAGCAGGAAG CCTCTCTTCCCACTGGATACCTGGTGCTAGGAGCTGCAGCTACACTTATGATGGTGATGCTCATTTTGGCTGTACTCGCTGTAAGAAGGATGAACTGGCAAAAAGTGAATctgaaatgttaa